Proteins found in one Nitrosopumilus maritimus SCM1 genomic segment:
- a CDS encoding PD-(D/E)XK nuclease family protein, whose product MPNFAQMLKIREPTLLDRDDGHWYQTKFDKIYPSINTILSATAPEEKKNGLASWKENEPAHQYITAQSQHIGTQSHQIIEDYLSRNLNLDDFDLLPIAHFHNLKPYLENISDVTCIEQRMYSDKLKVAGTSDLIAKYNGELSIIDYKTKRKPQVDEYMYEYYLQTTCYAQMFQEVTGQKINQVVILVSSEKNTRQEFVKTCDDYVEPLYERLEQYYLNNEVML is encoded by the coding sequence ATGCCTAATTTTGCTCAGATGTTGAAAATAAGAGAGCCCACATTACTTGACCGAGACGATGGCCATTGGTATCAGACAAAATTTGATAAAATTTACCCTTCCATAAACACCATCTTGTCTGCAACTGCTCCTGAAGAAAAGAAAAATGGTTTGGCATCTTGGAAAGAAAATGAACCTGCTCATCAATACATCACTGCACAATCTCAACATATTGGCACCCAGTCTCATCAAATCATTGAAGACTATTTGAGTAGAAATTTGAATTTAGATGATTTTGATTTACTTCCTATTGCTCATTTTCATAATCTAAAACCCTATTTGGAAAACATCTCTGATGTTACATGTATTGAACAACGAATGTATTCAGACAAACTAAAAGTTGCAGGAACCAGTGACCTTATTGCAAAATACAATGGAGAATTATCTATTATTGACTATAAAACAAAAAGAAAACCCCAAGTTGATGAATACATGTATGAATATTATTTGCAAACCACTTGTTATGCTCAAATGTTTCAAGAAGTCACCGGCCAAAAAATCAATCAGGTAGTCATTCTTGTTAGTAGTGAAAAAAACACTCGACAAGAGTTTGTCAAAACCTGTGATGATTATGTAGAACCTCTCTATGAGCGACTTGAACAATACTATCTAAACAATGAAGTGATGTTATGA